One genomic region from Leptolyngbyaceae cyanobacterium JSC-12 encodes:
- a CDS encoding hypothetical protein (IMG reference gene:2510096228): MNGVVQPESLKHLARYLQARLEPQTHITPLQVQCAQKETLMVLVQHPPGNAPEPQQIFSILEASLTNLPPGLAKSLLPGLATTRVKLFLRILGQQKPYAFHGVEIAAPRTGVSEAGSKAVPFQPASNDESQTMIQMPEAQLATLSDANSEATIESSISVPASASEDEILAQVPTLPTDSPSQKSSLATYPNPLTTLIETKRRGRSLVKPLLLTGSGIAVAVGLGLAGYALTRPCVIGSCAAFETAQSLSQQSVQMLEMGQSEDTAQRATQQLTEAGRLVAEIPPWSGQYGNAQTLKHQLDQVLKAEATASAASQKAQVTAQTVTDWQAAQSLWQEAIAQLQAVPSDSPLHAFAQKRLGGYQANLAFVERRIATEQGAQKRLMTARKTVELAIARQNVAQTLQDWQQAQATWQVVVNSLTQIPNGTMAHSEAQQLLATYKPKLTETRDRATKEQLAQKLYTQATNLEKQARAFQQRNQWSQATAVWQNAVNVAKQIPDGTSISGDAQTRAATYAGFLHQAQKVVRVRSDLDNVCLGADRICNYTITNELIQVKFVPAYERKVRTLGGLSQFSGDYDTMYQINIHLATLGRALQTISNNAGTPIQVYNSDNQLLGSFIPGG; this comes from the coding sequence ATGAATGGTGTAGTGCAGCCAGAGAGCCTGAAACATCTTGCTCGATACCTTCAAGCTCGGTTAGAACCCCAAACACACATCACTCCATTACAAGTTCAATGTGCCCAGAAAGAAACTTTAATGGTGCTAGTGCAGCATCCGCCAGGAAATGCCCCCGAACCGCAACAAATCTTTAGTATCCTTGAAGCTTCGCTAACTAATTTGCCACCTGGTTTAGCCAAGTCACTTTTGCCAGGTCTGGCTACTACCAGGGTTAAGCTTTTTTTGCGCATACTGGGACAACAAAAACCCTATGCCTTTCATGGCGTTGAGATTGCCGCTCCTCGGACTGGGGTTTCGGAAGCAGGTAGCAAAGCTGTGCCGTTTCAACCAGCCTCTAACGATGAGTCTCAAACCATGATTCAAATGCCTGAAGCACAGCTTGCCACTCTGTCAGATGCAAACTCGGAGGCAACTATTGAGTCGAGCATATCTGTGCCTGCATCAGCATCAGAGGATGAGATATTGGCACAGGTGCCAACTTTACCAACTGACTCCCCATCTCAGAAATCGTCTCTAGCTACCTATCCCAACCCCCTAACTACTCTGATTGAGACAAAGAGAAGGGGGCGATCGCTGGTCAAACCCCTATTGCTAACAGGCAGCGGCATTGCAGTCGCGGTCGGGTTGGGCTTGGCAGGATATGCGCTAACTCGCCCTTGCGTGATTGGCTCCTGTGCGGCTTTCGAAACAGCACAATCCCTCAGTCAACAATCGGTGCAAATGCTAGAAATGGGACAATCTGAGGATACTGCTCAGCGTGCAACCCAGCAATTAACCGAAGCAGGGCGGTTGGTTGCCGAAATTCCTCCCTGGTCAGGGCAGTATGGTAATGCCCAAACCTTGAAACACCAGTTAGATCAGGTATTAAAGGCTGAAGCAACAGCATCTGCTGCTAGCCAAAAGGCACAGGTCACGGCTCAAACTGTAACTGATTGGCAAGCCGCTCAATCACTCTGGCAAGAAGCGATCGCTCAACTGCAAGCAGTCCCATCCGACAGTCCACTCCATGCTTTTGCCCAAAAACGGTTAGGCGGCTACCAGGCAAATTTGGCATTTGTTGAACGGCGGATTGCGACTGAACAGGGTGCCCAAAAACGATTGATGACCGCTCGTAAAACAGTGGAGTTAGCGATCGCTCGGCAAAATGTAGCGCAAACTTTGCAAGATTGGCAGCAGGCTCAGGCAACCTGGCAGGTAGTAGTTAATAGCTTGACTCAAATTCCCAATGGCACAATGGCTCACAGCGAAGCACAACAACTGCTGGCAACCTATAAACCGAAACTAACCGAAACTCGCGATCGTGCCACTAAAGAACAACTTGCCCAAAAACTTTACACCCAAGCAACAAACTTAGAGAAACAAGCCAGGGCATTTCAACAACGAAATCAATGGTCGCAAGCAACCGCAGTCTGGCAAAATGCTGTAAACGTTGCCAAACAGATTCCTGATGGCACTTCAATTTCTGGAGACGCACAAACTCGTGCTGCCACCTATGCAGGCTTTTTGCACCAAGCCCAAAAGGTGGTAAGAGTCCGGAGCGATCTGGATAATGTCTGTCTTGGAGCAGATAGAATTTGCAACTATACCATCACCAATGAGTTAATCCAAGTGAAGTTTGTTCCGGCTTATGAGCGCAAAGTGCGCACCTTGGGTGGTCTCAGTCAATTTTCTGGCGATTACGATACGATGTATCAAATCAATATCCATTTAGCAACGCTTGGTAGAGCATTACAGACTATTAGCAACAACGCCGGAACCCCCATCCAGGTTTATAATTCCGACAACCAGCTTCTTGGCTCTTTTATACCTGGCGGTTAG